Below is a genomic region from Prunus persica cultivar Lovell chromosome G3, Prunus_persica_NCBIv2, whole genome shotgun sequence.
ACTTCTGAATCAGTATGAAATCATCTACACTCCAGTAAAGGCGGTTAAGGGGCAAGCTGTTGTAGATTTCCTAGCCGATCATCCAATTACAGCAGATTGGAAAATTTCAGATGACCTACCAGACGAACAAGTCTTCTTCACTGACGTTTCTCCTGCTTGGATGATGTTTTTTGATGGATCGGCTCGTAAAGATGGGGCGAGGGCTGGCGTAGTCTTTGTATCACCTGAGAGACACGTATTGCCCTATTCATTCTCCTTAAGTGAACTTTGCTCGAACAACGTTGCAGAATACCAAGCTTTGATCATGGGCTTACAAATGGCCGTGAAGATGAAGATATCGAGCTTAGAAGTATATGGTGACTCCATGTTAGTGATCAACCAACTGCTGACTCACTACGAAGTTAGAAAGGATGATCTAATTCCATACCACCAATTAGCCACACAATTACTAGAAAGGTTTGACTTCGTGACGCTGGAGCATGTGCCAAGAAAAGATAACCAAATGGCAGATGCCTTAGCCAACCTTGCCGCTACATTGGCATTGACAAAAGATGAAGCAATAAATCTTCCAGTTTGCCAACGTTGGGTCGTTCCATTAACGCTTGGGACATCGCAAGAAGGAGTCAACGTTATCTCGGTACTGTCCATTGACGTTGACGACTGGAGACAACCTTTAATTGATTATCTTGAGCATGGGAAACTGCCAGATGATTCAAGACATCGATCAGAGGTACGACGTCGCGCACCTCGATTCATTTATTACAAAGAAATTCTCTACCGTCGTTCATTTGAAGGCGTATTTCTAAGATGCTTGgacgaagaagatgaattCAAAGCAATGGAGGAGGCTCACTCAGGAATTTGTGGAGCACATCAATCAGGGCCGAAGCTacatttccaaataaaaaggaTGGGCTACTATTGGCCGACTATGGTCAAGGATTGCATGGATTATGTGAAGAAATGCCAAGCATGTCAATTCCATGCCAACTTTATCCACCAACCGCCGGAACCGCTACATCCTACAATTACTTCTTGGCCATTTGATGCGTGGGGTCTTGATGTGATGGGACCAATAGCACCTAAATCTTCCGACGGTCATTCTTACATCTTTGCAGCCATAGACTACTTCTCAAAATGGGTGGAAGCTGTGCCTCTAAAGGaagtgaagaaagaaaatgtggTGATGTGGTGAGCTTTATTAAGGTAAACATCATTAATCGGTATGGTGTGCCACGCTACATCATCACAGATAATGGCAAGCCATTCTCGAATCGGTTGATGGATAAATTGTGTGAAGACTTTGGTTTCAAACAATGCAACTCTTCAATGTACAATGCACCAGCCAACGGTCTTGCGGAAGCGTTCAACAAAACTCTTTGCAGCTTGTTGAAGAAAGTTGTTGGAAGAACCAAGAAAGATTGGCATGAAAGGATAAATGAAGCTTTGTGGGCTTATAGGACGACATACCGGACGCCTACTCAGGCTACACCGTACTCACTCGTGTATGGCGTGGAAGCAGTCTTGCCTCTAGAAAGTCAACTTCCATCATTGAGGATTGCCATACAAGAGGGCTTGACtgatgaagagaatgcgaagCTACCTCTCCAAGAGTTAGAAGCACTAGACGAAAAGAGACTCGAAGCGCAACAACGCTTAGAGTGTTATCAAGCCCGGCTTTCGAATGCTTTTAACAAGAAAGTATGCCCCAGATCTTTTCAGGTGGGAGATCTCGTCCTCGCATTACGCAGACCTATCATCACAACACACAAAATCGGAAGCAAGTTTACTTCGAAATGGGATGGGCCCTACATAGTACAAGAAGTATACACAAGTGGCGCTTACAAGATTATAGCGGAGGATGGTTTAAGAATTGGCCCTATCAATGGAAAATTCTTGAAACGATACTATGCATGAAGTGACTACCAGCTCCTGGCCCGCATGAGCCTAAACTACGTAcggcacccaaaaaaaaaaaaaaattggctcGTTGGattgaaaacccaaaagggcggttcaagcaaaagttaggacacacaaaaaaaaaattcccttgAACTTCGTGATGACTTGATCCCTTTTCATCGAGGGTATGTAGGCAGCTTGGACAAATAATTCCAAGTTCAGtcacatcaaaataaaaacaaaaggtttCCTCCATCAATCCGAACCAttcgaaaaaaataatgaaataaaaaaatgctttTATTTCATCATGAAAGTTAATTAGTAAACATCAACACTTTGACAAgttcaaagagaaatataataaagcaaagaaagtttACAACAACAGAATTGGCTATTTTCAAGACAAAGCCTTGAAGCCGTTACGCAGTCTCTCAAAGGAAACTCGTAATGTATCTAAAGTCTCGGCATCTACAGCTGATAGTACAGGAGCTTCTTCAACCGCAGTCTTATCCTCTCTCAAGCGGGTGACTTCACCATGATGATAAGAAAGTTGTGCATCATTCTCTGAAAGTGATCCGTTTAGTTGACGCAATCTTAACTCCAATTGTTCTTGTTCCTTCTTCAACTCCTTCATACGCTTATTGGCAGATTGAATAGACTTAAGTATAGAAAACTGATGAACTTCTTCAACTTGTTGCAGAGCTAAGGCAATAGAAAGTGCAGAGTCAACTGCGGCTAAATGATCGCTCTGAGCCTCGGGAGATAGCTTTTGGCAGTAAGTAGAGTGTGCAGAATGATAGTCAATTGCAGTCACCATAAGTGCATCGATCATAGCTCGTAAAGATGAGACGTTCGCACCTACATTGTCAAGAGTAGTCATCAACTTGTCAAGCTCATCTTTGAATGAGGGAAGCCTTTCCAATGAAGCCTTCAAGATTACGCTTTTTACTTGGTTTCCTAAAACGGAGATTACTTTGCGAAGGGTTTTATCTGCAACACCTAATTTGGGCTCCCCACATGACATTTCAGAAGTGGATGCATAATTAGCTGGCTTTAATAAATGTTGTTGTGCAAGCGAACCTACATTGACCGACGAGTAATGGATAAGCAAGTAGAATCAAAGATTTCTAAATACGGAGCTGATAAAGATTGGCATTGTACCTCTTAGGCTAACACTTGAATCACTTATCGAACGCAAAGCATAATCTTCCTCTGCGATAGGCAAATGATTAAATGGTACAAGCTCAGACACAGTAGGGACATGATGCACTACTTCTccctaaaatatatatataattaattaattaatatatatgtatagaaaAGGGGAAGCTCAaggcaaaataaaatacataccTCATTCATTAGAACCGGTTGTGAAACAGCGGGCACATCACAAAAAAATGTGTCATCAAGTGGGTATGCCGCGTCCAAATCACAATAGAGAGGTCCAACACTTGTCTTCTTATGCCTAAAGTTGACTTCACTGTCTTCATTGCTACTTATATGCCCTCGCTTCAAATTGCGAAGCCGTCGACCGAGGGGAATGAAATCTTCTTGAGAATTTGCTAtgctttctgtttcttctttatCATTAGGGACTCGAGTTGGAGGAACATCAATTGGAGGTGGGTGTTGAACTCGAGGTGCGGGAGTAGTAGAACTACCTTCAACTTCTGGATGAACTCGGAGCGCTCTACCACGGGTGAGTTTATCATGAACTAAAACTTCATTGCCATGAGACTTAAGAGATTTTGGCTGAGAAAGTGACGACGATTTGCCTACAGTTGAGATTGTCTTTGATTTCATCGATTCAAAGCGATGCACCTTCGACCACCAAATAACATAATCGGATGTAATCTCAAACTCCCGAATATTGTCCTTAGTAGGTAGGGTTATTGTAGATGCACTGCCAATCTTCAAGCATGATTTCCAATATGAGTACACTGATAGCACAGTCCCATTCCGGACGTCATCTTTAAGTTCTCCTGGCACATGTTGTACATAGCAAAATTGTAGTTTTCCTGTCGTAGAGAAACGAATCCCGAACGAAGACATTTCAAATACTCAAAGTCTTCTTTAGAAATATGATTTTCATCAGTCAGTTGTTTGCATTCTGAAAACACTCTTGCTAGACGACTCATTTTCACTTTACCATAAGTCCGGAACAAAGCTCGAGCTGTCaaatcttcaaaaaatttcaccgAAAGTCTTCCTGAGAACCTTGCCATGATGGGAATGGACTTCTCGGAAGATGATGTAAAATGTGTGTCGAAGTATTCACCCAACCACCCGTACACATAATGGAAAGGTAGAACAGTTGTGCAATTTCCTGGATCATCATTCAGCCCCTTGTAAATATTGGCCAATACTGGAACTGCTAGGCTAAATGATACACCATGTGCCATTCGACTGGCAACTTTGAAAACCCCTGGTCTGATCAAAGTTACGTCGTCTTTGGGAAATACAAATTTGCACAACCAGCAAGCAAGGAATGCAGCCAAGTAGTATCTATCCTTGTCTCTTCATCAGCTATACCCAAATCTTCAAAAAccccttcctcttcttcagtGCGTTTCAGTGCCGCCGCACAGATACCAGACGGATCAGAGTCTTCCTTTGGCTTTTGTGACTTGTTCCGTACAATTTTCCTTGAATGGCCCTCGATACCAGTACTTTATCCAAGCAGTCATTCTCACTCCAGATTCTCCTTTGGAGTCCCGTCAAATTTTGTGGTACGCTAAGAACAAGTAGCGACAAATATGTGGGATATAAGACACGCCTTTATGGTCCTTCCTGTTGAGACTCTCAGTGGTTGGATTAACTTCATCATAAAATCGACCTGTAATAGGGAGACCGCCGATTTCATGAAGATCCCAAAGGGAAATAGACATTTCTTAAAACAGTGGAGTGAAGGTCTCTATCTGTCGATTTGGATTTTATGAAGCTGCTAAGTTGACAAAACACCTCTTGAGACCAAGACGGAATATGAAGATAATTGTCCACCTCAGATACCTCCGAAGCTAGGAGAGGCGCACCTACAAGCAGTGTGGTACCTTCGTCCTGGCTATCACTTTCATCCTCAAGAATAGTAACGGTGCCTTTCTTAAAACACTTGAAGAAGGCCATTTGTATAAGATGAGAGACATGAAACAATATTCAGTATCAGGCTAGTGACTTCAtactttattaaaaataataaaaaaataaaaaaaataaaaaagagagagctgACTTGTACAAGTTTGAAGAGCCGGGTAAaggtataaatatatatatatgtataaatatcatcatataaaatacataaatttaaaaataaaaatttttttttgaaagagtAATAGATGTGcagcagcaaaaaaaaaaaaaaaaaaaaaaaaaaggaatctGAATTGGGGGCAGTCTAGTATGCCCACTTTTCCAACCTAGCCAGCATGAAGGCCCAGCAAATGCTCCAGCGCAAGCCCAACGCCAGCTCCACCCAGCACGCAGCCCAGCTTCTCTTCCTGCGCAGCCCAAGTCGCACACCAAGGCCCAGTGCCTCTCCTAGCTCGAGCCCATATCGCACACCAAGGCCTGCGCCTCCAGCTCCAGCAAAAAGCCCAGTCTGCACACTCCAGCTAGCGCAGCACGCAGCCCAGCTCGAGTCTCAACCTGCTCCAAGCCCAGGCATGTGCCACTTCACACACAAGGCCAAGCTCCTTCCAACCACAGCTCAGGCCCACCTCGCGCACCAAGCCTGACGCCTCCATGCTTCTACTTCGAAGCCCAGCGAACCTGCCAACCCTTCCACCCCCCAATCTTGCTtgcacaaaaaacaaaaaaaaaaactgacacaAAAACATGATGAAACAAAGAATGGGTTCAAGCCTACCAACAAGTTTCTTGATAAACCAACAGATGAGTTCTTGTGAccgtagaaaaaaaaattagcaacttcagttttcttttttcaactgGCGGCTGtaggcatatatatatatatatgtgtatgagAGAATCAGACAACGAGGAAAAGAAGCAACTCTCACCACTTTGTTTGCTGAGAATTCGGATGATGCAAACTTCAAAGTCATAGACCTTCTTGCCAACAAGAGGAGTTTTTCTGCTGTTCTATTTGGTTGATCTCAATATTCATGAACATAGTGCAATTTAAAGAAACCAAAGACCATCAAAGCTCCTAGTGGTGCTAGGGTttctcattcctagtttaggAAAATATGGGATTTTGTATCTTGCTTCCCAAGATCTTACCAATATTGGATATTATTAAGCTTAATAATATcatacacaaaaaaaaaagaaaaaaaaaagaagaggaaaccaACGTTGGAAACAGGTTTCAATATTGGATATTCTTAATGatatctacaaaaaaaaaaagaaaaaaaagaagaggaaaccaACGTTGGAAACAAGTTTCAATATTAGATATTCTTAATGATATCTACCAAAACATTCCATTGGACAAGAAATAATTAGGGTTCAGTGGATTAAATCGTGGGCCTCGTAATTCGCCCATGTGGCgtgtgactcatcaaaatcggattagttgtcaaaaatGACACATGGCGACATCCGACGGAGTGCATCAAACAATTCAatatgaagacaaaattaaaggaaaaaatcttctgtgattgactttgatttaaatcaaatattaatcaggtcaatcaattgaagataatctggttaaatcgccagattatgggaattgatttaaatcaaatcaaaatcccacaaaacaaggttttaaataGGGAAAGTTATTTAGGTCAAGCATCCTACAAGAACCTATAAATCGGAGGCCTCAAGATGAAAGAGGGGCTCAGAGAAAAAAACCTAGcactcagaagaaacagaaaactctctgcattcttcaccctactttggaagagccaccaagcacaacaaatacgTGCCGGTTCCTTCACCAtagaaaaatcccaaacaccaaacaagcttCATGCTACTtgtttgatcaagatcaagtctctacgacccttgtatcaaacacaaattttctttaaacacttcggagatcgaatc
It encodes:
- the LOC109948036 gene encoding uncharacterized protein LOC109948036, whose protein sequence is MSKPVLTGCLAKWALLLNQYEIIYTPVKAVKGQAVVDFLADHPITADWKISDDLPDEQVFFTDVSPAWMMFFDGSARKDGARAGVVFVSPERHVLPYSFSLSELCSNNVAEYQALIMGLQMAVKMKISSLEVYGDSMLVINQLLTHYEVRKDDLIPYHQLATQLLERFDFVTLEHVPRKDNQMADALANLAATLALTKDEAINLPVCQRWVVPLTLGTSQEGVNVISVLSIDVDDWRQPLIDYLEHGKLPDDSRHRSEVRRRAPRFIYYKEILYRRSFEGVFLRCLDEEDEFKAMEEAHSGICGAHQSGPKLHFQIKRMGYYWPTMVKDCMDYVKKCQACQFHANFIHQPPEPLHPTITSWPFDAWGLDVMGPIAPKSSDGHSYIFAAIDYFSKWVEAVPLKEVKKENVVMW